One stretch of Balneola sp. MJW-20 DNA includes these proteins:
- a CDS encoding citrate/2-methylcitrate synthase yields MAEGVHTGFDEQQYPHINKGLDGIVAFSTTKSFIDGQIGELIYAGYNIDTLAGNATFEEVCFLLWNDRLPNKTELESLKASFIEQREIPQVVIDYLQNTSKDAEPMAVLQSAVSMLADFDPTKGKYDSELFMDQAIALTAKIPTIIATYDRIRKGLDIVKPLNDGSTAFNFLYMLNGEKPGEQAEKTMDLCLILHAEHGMNASTFTCRTIGATQSDMFSAVAGAIGALKGPLHGGANTAVMNMLLELEKQGDKADAEAFTKNKLANKEKIMGFGHRVYKTFDPRARHLQKMSQALSEETGHEELYRWSMDMLNTMKTEKNIDPNVDFFSASVYYSIGIQPDLYTCIFTMSRISGWTGHFMEQAANNRLIRPRALYVGEKNLDWTPIEER; encoded by the coding sequence ATGGCTGAAGGTGTACACACTGGATTTGACGAGCAACAATATCCTCACATCAATAAAGGACTGGATGGAATCGTTGCTTTTTCTACAACCAAAAGTTTTATCGACGGGCAAATAGGAGAGCTGATCTATGCCGGCTATAATATTGATACATTAGCCGGTAATGCCACTTTTGAAGAAGTTTGCTTCCTGTTATGGAATGACAGACTTCCAAACAAAACAGAGCTTGAATCTCTGAAAGCGAGCTTTATCGAGCAAAGAGAAATTCCTCAGGTTGTAATCGACTACCTGCAGAACACTAGCAAAGATGCTGAACCTATGGCAGTACTGCAGTCTGCTGTCTCAATGCTTGCTGATTTTGACCCGACCAAAGGGAAGTATGACAGTGAGCTTTTTATGGATCAGGCCATTGCACTCACTGCTAAGATCCCAACGATCATAGCAACTTACGACAGGATCCGTAAGGGACTGGATATTGTTAAGCCTCTGAATGACGGAAGCACAGCTTTTAACTTCCTGTATATGCTGAATGGTGAAAAGCCCGGAGAACAGGCGGAAAAAACCATGGATCTTTGTTTGATCCTTCATGCCGAGCATGGAATGAATGCTTCGACCTTTACCTGCCGTACTATCGGTGCCACTCAATCAGATATGTTTTCAGCGGTTGCCGGAGCTATTGGTGCACTTAAAGGACCCCTTCATGGTGGAGCAAATACTGCCGTTATGAACATGCTGCTTGAACTCGAGAAACAGGGTGATAAAGCGGATGCTGAAGCATTTACCAAAAATAAACTGGCTAACAAAGAAAAGATCATGGGATTCGGTCACAGGGTATATAAGACCTTCGACCCCCGTGCACGCCATCTGCAGAAAATGTCACAGGCACTTTCTGAGGAAACAGGCCATGAAGAGCTTTATCGCTGGTCTATGGATATGCTCAATACCATGAAAACTGAGAAGAATATTGACCCTAATGTGGATTTCTTCTCTGCATCTGTTTATTACTCAATCGGTATTCAACCAGACCTGTATACCTGCATCTTCACCATGAGCCGCATTTCCGGATGGACCGGGCACTTCATGGAACAGGCTGCAAATAACAGGTTGATCCGTCCAAGAGCCCTTTATGTTGGCGAGAAAAACTTAGACTGGACCCCTATCGAGGAACGATAG